From a single Alkalihalophilus pseudofirmus genomic region:
- the jag gene encoding RNA-binding cell elongation regulator Jag/EloR, with product MTHVTVSGNTIEEAVQKALLELETTEARLSYQVVSEPKKGFLGFGSRPATIEAHIKPDPIMEAYSFLESTVTLMGVPATIVQEDIDQGDKQVRFDIKSSNEAGRLIGKRGQTLEALDYLTNLVANRHKEAGFVAVEVDAENYRERRKEALMQLAHRVAEKAKAINKPVSLEPMSAKERKIIHSTLQSVSGVETYSKGQGRDRHIVVRAK from the coding sequence GTGACCCATGTGACTGTATCAGGTAATACGATTGAAGAAGCTGTTCAAAAAGCATTGTTGGAACTTGAAACAACGGAAGCACGTCTTTCTTATCAAGTAGTCTCTGAACCGAAAAAAGGTTTTCTTGGATTTGGATCAAGACCCGCAACAATTGAAGCTCACATCAAGCCTGATCCGATCATGGAAGCTTATTCATTTCTCGAATCGACCGTTACATTAATGGGTGTTCCTGCAACGATTGTTCAAGAGGACATTGATCAAGGCGATAAACAAGTTCGCTTTGATATAAAAAGTTCGAATGAAGCAGGCCGTTTAATTGGGAAGAGGGGGCAAACGCTTGAGGCGCTTGATTACCTCACCAATCTTGTTGCTAACCGCCATAAAGAGGCAGGATTTGTTGCTGTTGAGGTTGATGCTGAAAATTACAGAGAGCGGCGCAAAGAAGCTCTAATGCAGCTTGCTCATCGCGTGGCTGAAAAAGCAAAAGCAATAAATAAACCTGTTTCACTTGAACCAATGAGTGCTAAGGAACGAAAAATTATTCATTCAACACTGCAGTCTGTTTCAGGTGTTGAAACCTATTCAAAAGGGCAAGGACGGGATCGTCATATTGTTGTCCGAGCGAAATAA